The window CTGCGGGTTTATTCACCGCAATCAGCCATTCGTCTTCATAAACAATAGGTAAAGAAACTTCTCCGCTACCCTCCTTAGTAAAGCTCCTGTTCTGCAAGGAGAGGGGATCATTAACTCCCCCCTTTTTAAGCCGGAGCGACCGCCGGAGCTCATACGAGGACTTTAGTGAGGATGAGGAGGGCTGGGGGGGATCAAAGGGCGTTAGGGATTTAGATTTCAATCCTGAAAGCAGAAATCCCATCAATGGCTGACAGCGTTCCGCACAAGCTTCATAGAATTCTCCCTGAACTTTATTCCCAGAGGACTCTCCCCACCAAAACTCTGCCATTGCCAGTGGTTTGAGTCCCTGTGTTGCGGCATAGTGGATCAGCTTGGGGGCACAACAGTCTCCTGTACCCGTGGGCATCGAGCCTCCTGGCATCAATTGCTGCAACGATAAAGATTGCCCTGAAAAATTAGTCAAGCTGTAGGCAGCGTGCATCTGAGCCTGCAATTGACGAGATAGGGCTTTACGCTGTTGTTTCAGTTCCCGAATCCGGGCATCTGCTGCTTCAACTTGCTGCTTGAGGGGTTGCAATCCTTCATTTTGTTGACGTTTGAGTTGCCGCCGCTCAATTCCATGCCGACGACTTTCTTCGTCAAGTTGTTCGAGGGCAAGAGTGAGTGCTTCTCCTGTGAGTGTTTCGCAGAGTATCTGACGTTTTCGCTGTCGTTGGTGCTTGCCATCTCGATGGCGATCGCTCATTTGTTGCAATTGCTGCTCAAACTCGCGAGATAGCGTTTCGTAATGCTGCCGTTGTGGAAGTTGCTTCAGGCTAATCAGTTCCTGCTTGATAGCCTCCAACTCAGCCAAGGTGCGGGCTTCTTCTAGGGCAACTTGATGGCGTCCTGGAATCGGTGGCACCCAGCCCTCAACCCTGCTGTGACCATTTAGAAGACCAGAGAAAGCCTTGAGTATCCGTTGTTCGCCATTCGGGAGTTCAACCAGCAGTATTCCATACATCTTGCCTTCATGGGCATAACGGTCATTGTTGGCAAGGTGCTGCATCAAACCTTTTGCGATCGCTTCTGCTGTTGGGGTGCGGGGCAGTTTCAATCGCTCACCACTTTGAGGACAACGTCCTTCATAGTAATAGCTAGGAGATGAGTGGCTGACAGCAGCATTGCCGTCAATAAAATCTGAAAGTGGATGAAGAACCACCATACCCGTTGTTTGCGATCGCATGTTTCAAAAACTAACTCCCTCCCCTGATTAAGGGGACCGGAGCGACCGGAGCTCTTATGTGAGGATGAGGATTGGGGTGGGGTCAGAGGTATTTTTGCCAGAAGTTTATTGATTATCCTTTAAGGACAATAAGCTAAATTGTTCTCTGGCTGCGTCACCAAACCATTGGAAACCCAACCCTTGGCAGGTAAGGCAATTTCTACCCAATTACGATTATTAACTGTTTTGTTAGTTGCAGGATTGCTAGTCAGGGTAATCCGTCCTTGATAGGGTATCCCACCAACCTGAGCGGCTGTGGGATTGGGTTGTCTGCGAATCACTAAACCTTGAGAGGGGCGAATTACTTGACGGCAAAGGTCTTTAATTGCAGGGATTTCCGTGTTGCCACCACAGGGCTTAAGGTTGATGGCATGTACATACCCTGTGACAGGCCCACTAATGCGGATGAGTCCATCGGCTCCAACTGAAGTATCGGCCAATATGACTTCATCATTGGCCGATATAAGTCTTAATGTCTCACTGGTGGGGTTAGATCCCCTGAAAATGGGGATTTGCTGTTTGGCAGCACGGCACTGTCCTACCAGAGAGGCTTGTGCCAGTTGTAAGTTTTCCTCAGAGGATGCGATGTCAGTACCTGCCATAGCCGGAGTATTCATTCCGGTGGTAGCGATCGCAATTACAGCCAACAGATTAATCGGCTTACCCAATCGATTCATCGTTTCCATACACTTAAGCTGCTCACTCACAGATTCTGTGAACTCATATTCGCAAGAGTTCCTACTGCGAGATTTTGACACGCCGAGGCTCATTTATTGTCATTTTTTGCGGGTGTTGTCAACTAGAGATGGACTGAGTGATATTAAGTCACTGGTTTTGAGGGATGAAATCGGGA is drawn from Microcoleus sp. AS-A8 and contains these coding sequences:
- a CDS encoding pseudouridine synthase, producing MRSQTTGMVVLHPLSDFIDGNAAVSHSSPSYYYEGRCPQSGERLKLPRTPTAEAIAKGLMQHLANNDRYAHEGKMYGILLVELPNGEQRILKAFSGLLNGHSRVEGWVPPIPGRHQVALEEARTLAELEAIKQELISLKQLPQRQHYETLSREFEQQLQQMSDRHRDGKHQRQRKRQILCETLTGEALTLALEQLDEESRRHGIERRQLKRQQNEGLQPLKQQVEAADARIRELKQQRKALSRQLQAQMHAAYSLTNFSGQSLSLQQLMPGGSMPTGTGDCCAPKLIHYAATQGLKPLAMAEFWWGESSGNKVQGEFYEACAERCQPLMGFLLSGLKSKSLTPFDPPQPSSSSLKSSYELRRSLRLKKGGVNDPLSLQNRSFTKEGSGEVSLPIVYEDEWLIAVNKPAGLLSVPGRYRDCQDSVLSRLRHRLPDGMAIMAVHRLDQATSGILLLARNPQTYRQLSQQFQQRQVHKVYEAILSAWVTTERGEIKLPLWGNPENRPYQQVDEVRGKPSLTRFQVMAREGNYTRVEFIPLTGRTHQLRVHAADARGIGIPILGDRFYGCRAAASRLHLHARELRFEHPQSGQILHLQAKTPF
- a CDS encoding SH3 domain-containing protein, coding for METMNRLGKPINLLAVIAIATTGMNTPAMAGTDIASSEENLQLAQASLVGQCRAAKQQIPIFRGSNPTSETLRLISANDEVILADTSVGADGLIRISGPVTGYVHAINLKPCGGNTEIPAIKDLCRQVIRPSQGLVIRRQPNPTAAQVGGIPYQGRITLTSNPATNKTVNNRNWVEIALPAKGWVSNGLVTQPENNLAYCP